One Stigmatopora nigra isolate UIUO_SnigA chromosome 1, RoL_Snig_1.1, whole genome shotgun sequence DNA segment encodes these proteins:
- the LOC144203707 gene encoding von Willebrand factor D and EGF domain-containing protein isoform X2, whose protein sequence is MRTQLYVCEFDLLLLLLATPMFAQYVQECYPGGHRTLRNPYRSITFDSTEIQNTAIQDLICDHSLAPGWYRFKLNNKPAEMPTTCVEMNRCGTQAPVWLSLKDRSLPRPGEVLKLTACATWQFFHGSTKDCCLFRIPITIRNCGDFLIYYLQPTQGCMGYCAQVAPASPPRFCLRGEVEVNGLCRAALPSLLSRPLISSELVGHSVHLRCSFIPPPYNERLGFHVVWARHISPSMKAEIRQESTLKHFSLVEMDGVHFRLGETFSCSVSTYQVNVTNSRSTSKESEGFYAGLKFSVESLHIAENGEEHEVKLYSTVPLPCYSVNQCGIPLVLGVHDLDDHGHEVPNVVVSTCQVQLSSTACSVGSCGQASFFITAVTDFTRDGNRISLISLMPEHGAPQLWRSYIPKSLKVTVRDVPTSICYSLTDPHVITLDGRHYDNQQTGTFILYRSLIREFEVHSRQWDCGSRHRTVACNCGVAAREGNDVAIIDMCNGQLQETRPKITVKVFGGKHGNGRRLRVLEYQQGKKVTMIFPSGAFVRADVGDWGMSLSVRAPSVDYGNTQGLCGTFDHNINNDIHGYKGVHDDLHAFIEDWRIAPGESLFDQTSPGLRHEERRPFCRCQKGYSSLHGAAEQLAGPSTHTNCIAQDDVDFTNFFPSVDTTLEYIKSPEREGSTLSMSSSPFLVERASHYHNDEEFRDERKKRQAMSNFQATSQSISQVDLEHLAYYFPGDHLIKVRPEVQPRWPTPSGLSSGKALEVCHVALSNSTVGTVCRELLGRRLEEAVNLCILDLQLKDDLTWEDAMLPYLENECERRLLANRAQKESGSRSLSGRAGDVVKALRCPNYCNGHGECTEFGCQCHKGFSLYDCSLTIGHPVEVSDLENSGLCDLRASDCQKVRVFGLGFIKSDDLRCQATRLKNVNGVWLPREKERTKATFLSSKALDCGVPSLSSAAISTEDFMMDDKPYARWEIKVTNDGSQYSLPKVLTIYDGICQECTPFHSGTCTLKDRTCNIDGMCFAEGDTNPGSPCLICDPNTSIFTWSFNQVNQLPTFHQPQGEVHTFAGENFVFQFAASDPEGSALLFQLVSGPNGAILSPAGLLIWKVPPFPKEEQHLSTFVFTLSDECNAQATFTVQIHVVPCGCQNGGTCVTDFTFPVGSGKYLCECPNGKQGNLCDEDVDKCLSAPCGVGTCVNTVGGFSCNCPEGVKGTTCQEDIDECKWRPCYPGVHCFNTYGSYNCGPCPRGMKGNGTKCIVSMRPATITPMLASITTIHKIKEVGWQNPTTLQQRILGGRNMARDKTLEQPGPHSTTWRRASGISISSVPQIHKTSDTLKNTTNQTPDVIQVAPSPISSTTDKTNEKQISPKAVAATCISRPCFPGVQCINRRPPHVGYVCGRCPPGLHGNGRICMRSAKAASEYLLHQQKTGRNNQFLHGSSKVISPHLPALPSRGGIKRLSVTQNTTLHQASAVGRGGGTLRREVATVDVITSTVSSDFIAPSYSDNTTSSQMFVKPYVTVPKLFGQTATSKVTPPSPHLITQAGLVTKVKHTTHPLLNYIMSTRTKPWMSLKSAQPLEGTLGTLSYSLPETKSFADKLEAELTWSTPNQSPLLQNASSIYPWISSGVTGKEHSVPCPDRPCFPGVRCNASLDGSLHCGRCPVGFTGDGKTCRAVCKQTCGQNMECAAPNICLCKAGYTGLHCETAICEPGCVNGGTCIAPGVCQCPNGFHGEKCHEAMCRLTCENGGTCTGLQTCSCPYGFVGARCETMICSQHCHNGGWCVGPDECKCQSGWSGPQCETAICTPFCLNGGMCTRPNTCECPRSFYGAQCQNAICTPPCKNGGRCVRNNICSCPQGYTGRLCEQSVCKDICLNGGRCVGPDVCDCPSGWRGKTCDKPICGQKCLNGAECVGPNTCHCAPGWHGMLCNIPVHLNQNSGGTGAWANCPHPPLSPNQ, encoded by the exons CTGCTGCCTCTTCCGCATCCCCATCACAATACGCAACTGTGGCGACTTCCTGATCTACTATCTACAGCCCACTCAAGGATGTATGGGATACTGCGCCCAAG TTGCTCCAGCTTCACCGCCCAGGTTCTGCCTACGGGGTGAGGTGGAGGTCAACGGTCTGTGCAGAG CTGCGCTGCCATCGTTGCTGTCACGACCGCTCATCAGCTCAGAGCTAGTTGGTCACAGCGTCCACTTGAGGTGCTCCTTCATCCCGCCACCATACAATGAACGACTAGGCTTTCACGTGGTTTGGGCACGGCACATCAGCCCTAGCATGAAGGCTGAGATTCGTCAGGAATCTACTTTGAAGCATTTCTCTCTGGTGGAGATGGACGGTGTTCACTTCAGGCTAGGAGAGACG TTCTCATGTAGTGTTTCAACATATCAAGTCAATGTCACCAATAGTAGATCTACTTCTAAGGAGAGCGAGGGTTTCTACGCCGGACTGAAG TTTTCTGTAGAGTCGCTCCACATAGCGGAGAATGGCGAGGAGCATGAAGTCAAACTCTACAGTACAGTTCCTCTCCCTTGTTACAGTGTCAACCAGTGTGGAATTCCTCTGGTTCTGGGTGTGCACGACCTAG ATGACCATGGACACGAGGTCCCCAATGTGGTGGTGTCCACTTGTCAGGTGCAGCTAAGTTCTACGGCCTGCAGCGTGGGAAGCTGTGGCCAGGCGTCATTCTTCATCACCGCTGTCACGGATTTCACACGTGACGGAAACCGGATTAGTTTGATAAGCTTGATGCCTGAACATGGTGCTCCACAACTGTGGAGGAGCTACATTCCAAAGTCTCTAAAA GTCACAGTTCGGGACGTTCCCACCTCCATCTGCTACTCACTGACAGACCCGCATGTAATTACACTGGATGGAAG GCACTATGACAACCAGCAGACTGGCACCTTCATATTGTATCGAAGCTTGATTAGGGAATTTGAGGTCCACTCTCGGCAGTGGGACTGCGGCAGCCGACATCGCACAGTTGCTTGCAACTGTGGCGTAGCAGCACGAGAAGGTAATGATGTCGCCATCATTGACATGTGCAATGGCCAACTGCAGGAAACCAGGCCAAAGATTACAGTGAAAGTCTTTGGCGGAAAGCACGGCAATGGCCGTCGTCTCCGAGTGCTGGAATATCAACAGGGAAAGAAGGTTACC ATGATTTTTCCCTCCGGGGCCTTTGTCCGAGCTGATGTTGGTGACTGGGGGATGAGCTTGTCTGTCCGGGCACCAAGTGTTGACTATGGAAACACGCAAGGCCTTTGTGGCACCTTTGATCACAATATCAATAATGACATCCATGGCTACAAGGGCGTCCATGATGACTTGCATGCATTCATAGAGGACTGGAG GATAGCTCCTGGAGAAAGTTTATTTGATCAAACATCTCCAGGCTTGAGACATGAGGAAAGAAGACCTTTCTGCCGGTGCCAAAAAGGATACAGTTCTCTTCATGGAGCAGCGGAACAGTTGGCTggtccatccactcacacaaactGCATTGCACAGGATGatgtagattttacaaatttctTCCCCTCAGTGGACACCACATTGGAATATATAAAGAGTCCAGAGAGAGAAGGAAGCACCCTGAGCATGTCCTCTAGTCCATTCTTAGTGGAAAGAGCGTCTCATTACCATAATGATGAAGAGTTCAGagatgaaagaaaaaagaggCAGGCAATGTCTAACTTCCAGGCAACTTCTCAAAGCATCAGTCAGGTTGACCTGGAGCACCTTGCCTACTACTTCCCAGGGGATCATCTTATTAAAGTGCGGCCAGAAGTGCAACCTCGATGGCCGACACCAAGTGGCCTGTCTTCTGGCAAAGCGCTGGAGGTGTGCCATGTAGCTTTATCCAACTCTACAGTTGGCACTGTATGCCGTGAGCTGCTGGGACGTCGCCTAGAAGAGGCTGTGAATCTCTGCATCTTGGACCTGCAGTTAAAAGATGATCTGACATGGGAAGATGCAATGCTGCCCTACCTCGAGAATGAGTGTGAGAGGAGGCTGTTAGCCAATCGAGCCCAGAAAGAAAGCGGGTCGCGCAGTCTTTCAGGGCGAGCAGGGGACGTGGTAAAAGCACTGCGATGCCCGAATTACTGCAACGGACATGGGGAGTGCACAGAGTTTGGTTGCCAGTGTCACAAAGGTTTCAGCTTGTACGACTGCAGCTTAACTATTG GCCATCCAGTAGAAGTAAGTGATTTAGAAAACAGTGGCCTCTGTGACCTCAGAGCATCCGACTGCCAGAAAGTAAGGGTCTTTGGACTGGGTTTCATCAAGTCAGATGACCTGAGGTGCCAGGCTACCAGACTTAAA AATGTGAATGGCGTTTGGCTcccaagagaaaaagagaggacAAAAGCAACTTTCCTCAGTTCTAAGGCATTGGACTGTGGCGTGCCCTCGCTGAGCAGTGCGGCTATTAGCACAGAAGACTTTATGATGGATGATAAACCATATGCACGGTGGGAAATCAAG GTGACCAATGATGGCTCGCAGTACAGTTTACCCAAGGTGCTGACAATCTATGATGGTATTTGTCAGGAGTGCACACCATTTCACTCAGGAACCTGTACATTAAAG GACCGGACGTGTAACATTGACGGAATGTGCTTTGCAGAAGGAGACACAAATCCAGGAAGTCCGTGCCTGATCTGTGACCCGAACACCTCCATATTTACCTGGTCATTCAACCAAG TTAACCAGCTGCCGACATTCCATCAACCTCAAGGTGAAGTGCATACATTTGCCGGAGAGAACTTTGTCTTCCAATTTGCGGCCTCAGACCCAGAAGGCTCGGCCCTGCTCTTTCAGCTGGTCAGTGGACCAAATGGTGCGATCCTTTCACCAGCTGGGCTTCTAATCTGGAAGGTGCCTCCATTTCCCAAAGAGGAACAGCATCTGTCAACATTCGTGTTCACGCTTTCAGATGAATGCAATGCTCAAGCCACCTTCACGGTTCAG ATCCACGTGGTGCCATGTGGATGTCAGAATGGAGGTACATGTGTCACTGATTTTACCTTCCCGGTGGGCAGTGGAAAGTACCTCTGTGAATGTCCTAATGGGAAACAGGGCAACCTCTGTGATGAAGATGTAGACAAATGTTTGTCGGCACCCTGTGGGGTGGGAACATGCGTTAACACTGTTGGTGGATTCAGCTGCAACTGTCCTGAAGGGGTGAAAG GCACAACATGCCAGGAAGATATAGACGAGTGTAAGTGGAGACCTTGTTACCCAGGAGTCCACTGTTTCAACACGTATGGTTCCTATAACTGTGGTCCATGTCCCAGAGGAATGAAGGGAAATGGTACCAAATGCATTG TGAGCATGAGGCCTGCCACCATCACTCCCATGCTGGCTTCAATAACTACTATCCACAAGATTAAAGAAGTTGGGTGGCAGAACCCAACTACTTTGCAACAGAGAATCCTGGGTGGTAGGAACATGGCAAGGGATAAAACCCTTGAACAGCCAGGGCCTCACTCTACCACCTGGAGGAGAGCTTCAGGAATTAGTATTAGCTCTGTCCCACAGATTCATAAAACTAgtgacactttaaaaaatacgaCAAACCAAACACCTGATGTAATCCAGGTTGCTCCTTCACCAATCAGCAGCACCACTGACAAAACAAATGAGAAACAAATCTCACCAAAAGCAGTTGCGG CAACATGCATCAGCAGACCCTGCTTTCCTGGTGTTCAATGCATCAACAGACGGCCGCCGCATGTTGGCTATGTTTGTGGCCGCTGCCCACCTGGGCTTCATGGAAATGGCCGAATATGCATGAGGAGTGCTAAGGCTG CGTCCGAATATCTTTTGCATCAGCAGAAAACAGGCCGAAACAACCAATTCCTGCATGGCAGTAGCAAAGTGATCAGCCCCCACTTACCTGCCCTCCCTTCCAGGGGAGGCATCAAACGCTTGTCTGTGACTCAAAATACCACACTACATCAGGCCTCAGCTGTTGGAAGGGGAGGTGGCACCTTAAGGAGGGAGGTGGCCACTGTTGATGTCATTACATCAACAGTCAGTAGTGATTTTATTGCCCCATCCTATAGTGACAACACCACATCCTCTCAGATGTTTGTGAAACCCTATGTGACAGTCCCAAAA ctgtttggACAAACCGCAACCTCTAAAGTAACTCCACCCTCTCCTCACCTGATCACTCAGGCTGGCCTTGTAACAAAGGTTAAACATACAACCCATCCCCTTCTCAACTATATCATGTCTACTCGTACCAAACCATGGATGTCTCTGAAATCGGCGCAGCCTCTTGAGGGGACTCTTGGAACTTTGTCTTATTCTCTACCCGAGACCAAGTCATTCGCAGACAAGCTGGAGGCAGAATTGACCTGGTCAACTCCAAATCAATCCCCACTATTACAAAACGCATCTTCCATCTACCCATGGATCAGTAGTGGTGTAACAGGTAAAGAACACTCTGTGCCATGCCCTGACAGACCATGTTTTCCCGGTGTCCGGTGCAATGCATCATTGGATGGTAGTTTGCACTGCGGCCGCTGTCCTGTAGGGTTCACTGGTGATGGAAAGACATGTCGAG CGGTTTGCAAACAAACCTGTGGACAGAACATGGAGTGTGCAGCTCCCAACATTTGTCTGTGCAAGGCGGGTTACACTGGTTTGCATTGTGAAACAG caaTTTGTGAACCTGGGTGTGTCAATGGGGGAACTTGTATCGCTCCTGGGGTGTGTCAGTGTCCCAATGGATTTCATGGAGAAAAATGTCATGAAG CTATGTGCAGGTTGACATGTGAAAATGGAGGTACATGCACAGGATTGCAGACGTGCTCGTGCCCTTATGGTTTTGTTGGAGCACGATGTGAGACCA TGATTTGCAGCCAACACTGTCACAATGGCGGCTGGTGTGTCGGGCCAGATGAGTGCAAGTGTCAGTCTGGCTGGAGTGGACCTCAGTGTGAGACAG CTATTTGCACTCCATTCTGTCTGAATGGCGGAATGTGTACTCGGCCCAACACATGTGAGTGTCCTCGGAGCTTCTACGGCGCTCAGTGTCAAAATG CCATCTGCACGCCGCCCTGCAAAAATGGTGGTCGGTGCGTGAGGAATAACATCTGTTCGTGCCCGCAGGGATACACTGGGAGACTCTGTGAACAAA GCGTGTGCAAGGACATTTGTTTAAATGGCGGCCGATGCGTAGGTCCGGATGTTTGCGACTGTCCGTCAGGTTGGAGAGGAAAGACATGTGACAAAC CCATCTGTGGGCAAAAATGTTTGAACGGGGCCGAATGCGTGGGGCCAAACACCTGCCATTGCGCACCAGGCTGGCACGGAATGCTTTGCAACATTC ctgtccatttaaatcaaaattcggGAGGTACAGGTGCATGGGCTAATTGTCCTCATCCCCCGCTGTCTCCAAACCAGTAG
- the LOC144203707 gene encoding von Willebrand factor D and EGF domain-containing protein isoform X1, with the protein MRTQLYVCEFDLLLLLLATPMFAQYVQECYPGGHRTLRNPYRSITFDSTEIQNTAIQDLICDHSLAPGWYRFKLNNKPAEMPTTCVEMNRCGTQAPVWLSLKDRSLPRPGEVLKLTACATWQFFHGSTKDCCLFRIPITIRNCGDFLIYYLQPTQGCMGYCAQVAPASPPRFCLRGEVEVNGLCRAALPSLLSRPLISSELVGHSVHLRCSFIPPPYNERLGFHVVWARHISPSMKAEIRQESTLKHFSLVEMDGVHFRLGETFSCSVSTYQVNVTNSRSTSKESEGFYAGLKFSVESLHIAENGEEHEVKLYSTVPLPCYSVNQCGIPLVLGVHDLDDHGHEVPNVVVSTCQVQLSSTACSVGSCGQASFFITAVTDFTRDGNRISLISLMPEHGAPQLWRSYIPKSLKVTVRDVPTSICYSLTDPHVITLDGRHYDNQQTGTFILYRSLIREFEVHSRQWDCGSRHRTVACNCGVAAREGNDVAIIDMCNGQLQETRPKITVKVFGGKHGNGRRLRVLEYQQGKKVTMIFPSGAFVRADVGDWGMSLSVRAPSVDYGNTQGLCGTFDHNINNDIHGYKGVHDDLHAFIEDWRIAPGESLFDQTSPGLRHEERRPFCRCQKGYSSLHGAAEQLAGPSTHTNCIAQDDVDFTNFFPSVDTTLEYIKSPEREGSTLSMSSSPFLVERASHYHNDEEFRDERKKRQAMSNFQATSQSISQVDLEHLAYYFPGDHLIKVRPEVQPRWPTPSGLSSGKALEVCHVALSNSTVGTVCRELLGRRLEEAVNLCILDLQLKDDLTWEDAMLPYLENECERRLLANRAQKESGSRSLSGRAGDVVKALRCPNYCNGHGECTEFGCQCHKGFSLYDCSLTIGHPVEVSDLENSGLCDLRASDCQKVRVFGLGFIKSDDLRCQATRLKNVNGVWLPREKERTKATFLSSKALDCGVPSLSSAAISTEDFMMDDKPYARWEIKVTNDGSQYSLPKVLTIYDGICQECTPFHSGTCTLKDRTCNIDGMCFAEGDTNPGSPCLICDPNTSIFTWSFNQVNQLPTFHQPQGEVHTFAGENFVFQFAASDPEGSALLFQLVSGPNGAILSPAGLLIWKVPPFPKEEQHLSTFVFTLSDECNAQATFTVQIHVVPCGCQNGGTCVTDFTFPVGSGKYLCECPNGKQGNLCDEDVDKCLSAPCGVGTCVNTVGGFSCNCPEGVKGTTCQEDIDECKWRPCYPGVHCFNTYGSYNCGPCPRGMKGNGTKCIVSMRPATITPMLASITTIHKIKEVGWQNPTTLQQRILGGRNMARDKTLEQPGPHSTTWRRASGISISSVPQIHKTSDTLKNTTNQTPDVIQVAPSPISSTTDKTNEKQISPKAVAATCISRPCFPGVQCINRRPPHVGYVCGRCPPGLHGNGRICMRSAKAASEYLLHQQKTGRNNQFLHGSSKVISPHLPALPSRGGIKRLSVTQNTTLHQASAVGRGGGTLRREVATVDVITSTVSSDFIAPSYSDNTTSSQMFVKPYVTVPKLFGQTATSKVTPPSPHLITQAGLVTKVKHTTHPLLNYIMSTRTKPWMSLKSAQPLEGTLGTLSYSLPETKSFADKLEAELTWSTPNQSPLLQNASSIYPWISSGVTGKEHSVPCPDRPCFPGVRCNASLDGSLHCGRCPVGFTGDGKTCRAVCKQTCGQNMECAAPNICLCKAGYTGLHCETAICEPGCVNGGTCIAPGVCQCPNGFHGEKCHEAMCRLTCENGGTCTGLQTCSCPYGFVGARCETMICSQHCHNGGWCVGPDECKCQSGWSGPQCETAICTPFCLNGGMCTRPNTCECPRSFYGAQCQNAICTPPCKNGGRCVRNNICSCPQGYTGRLCEQSVCKDICLNGGRCVGPDVCDCPSGWRGKTCDKPICGQKCLNGAECVGPNTCHCAPGWHGMLCNIPHCQQKCLYGSRCVKPNVCACQSGFAGASCSRKLSI; encoded by the exons CTGCTGCCTCTTCCGCATCCCCATCACAATACGCAACTGTGGCGACTTCCTGATCTACTATCTACAGCCCACTCAAGGATGTATGGGATACTGCGCCCAAG TTGCTCCAGCTTCACCGCCCAGGTTCTGCCTACGGGGTGAGGTGGAGGTCAACGGTCTGTGCAGAG CTGCGCTGCCATCGTTGCTGTCACGACCGCTCATCAGCTCAGAGCTAGTTGGTCACAGCGTCCACTTGAGGTGCTCCTTCATCCCGCCACCATACAATGAACGACTAGGCTTTCACGTGGTTTGGGCACGGCACATCAGCCCTAGCATGAAGGCTGAGATTCGTCAGGAATCTACTTTGAAGCATTTCTCTCTGGTGGAGATGGACGGTGTTCACTTCAGGCTAGGAGAGACG TTCTCATGTAGTGTTTCAACATATCAAGTCAATGTCACCAATAGTAGATCTACTTCTAAGGAGAGCGAGGGTTTCTACGCCGGACTGAAG TTTTCTGTAGAGTCGCTCCACATAGCGGAGAATGGCGAGGAGCATGAAGTCAAACTCTACAGTACAGTTCCTCTCCCTTGTTACAGTGTCAACCAGTGTGGAATTCCTCTGGTTCTGGGTGTGCACGACCTAG ATGACCATGGACACGAGGTCCCCAATGTGGTGGTGTCCACTTGTCAGGTGCAGCTAAGTTCTACGGCCTGCAGCGTGGGAAGCTGTGGCCAGGCGTCATTCTTCATCACCGCTGTCACGGATTTCACACGTGACGGAAACCGGATTAGTTTGATAAGCTTGATGCCTGAACATGGTGCTCCACAACTGTGGAGGAGCTACATTCCAAAGTCTCTAAAA GTCACAGTTCGGGACGTTCCCACCTCCATCTGCTACTCACTGACAGACCCGCATGTAATTACACTGGATGGAAG GCACTATGACAACCAGCAGACTGGCACCTTCATATTGTATCGAAGCTTGATTAGGGAATTTGAGGTCCACTCTCGGCAGTGGGACTGCGGCAGCCGACATCGCACAGTTGCTTGCAACTGTGGCGTAGCAGCACGAGAAGGTAATGATGTCGCCATCATTGACATGTGCAATGGCCAACTGCAGGAAACCAGGCCAAAGATTACAGTGAAAGTCTTTGGCGGAAAGCACGGCAATGGCCGTCGTCTCCGAGTGCTGGAATATCAACAGGGAAAGAAGGTTACC ATGATTTTTCCCTCCGGGGCCTTTGTCCGAGCTGATGTTGGTGACTGGGGGATGAGCTTGTCTGTCCGGGCACCAAGTGTTGACTATGGAAACACGCAAGGCCTTTGTGGCACCTTTGATCACAATATCAATAATGACATCCATGGCTACAAGGGCGTCCATGATGACTTGCATGCATTCATAGAGGACTGGAG GATAGCTCCTGGAGAAAGTTTATTTGATCAAACATCTCCAGGCTTGAGACATGAGGAAAGAAGACCTTTCTGCCGGTGCCAAAAAGGATACAGTTCTCTTCATGGAGCAGCGGAACAGTTGGCTggtccatccactcacacaaactGCATTGCACAGGATGatgtagattttacaaatttctTCCCCTCAGTGGACACCACATTGGAATATATAAAGAGTCCAGAGAGAGAAGGAAGCACCCTGAGCATGTCCTCTAGTCCATTCTTAGTGGAAAGAGCGTCTCATTACCATAATGATGAAGAGTTCAGagatgaaagaaaaaagaggCAGGCAATGTCTAACTTCCAGGCAACTTCTCAAAGCATCAGTCAGGTTGACCTGGAGCACCTTGCCTACTACTTCCCAGGGGATCATCTTATTAAAGTGCGGCCAGAAGTGCAACCTCGATGGCCGACACCAAGTGGCCTGTCTTCTGGCAAAGCGCTGGAGGTGTGCCATGTAGCTTTATCCAACTCTACAGTTGGCACTGTATGCCGTGAGCTGCTGGGACGTCGCCTAGAAGAGGCTGTGAATCTCTGCATCTTGGACCTGCAGTTAAAAGATGATCTGACATGGGAAGATGCAATGCTGCCCTACCTCGAGAATGAGTGTGAGAGGAGGCTGTTAGCCAATCGAGCCCAGAAAGAAAGCGGGTCGCGCAGTCTTTCAGGGCGAGCAGGGGACGTGGTAAAAGCACTGCGATGCCCGAATTACTGCAACGGACATGGGGAGTGCACAGAGTTTGGTTGCCAGTGTCACAAAGGTTTCAGCTTGTACGACTGCAGCTTAACTATTG GCCATCCAGTAGAAGTAAGTGATTTAGAAAACAGTGGCCTCTGTGACCTCAGAGCATCCGACTGCCAGAAAGTAAGGGTCTTTGGACTGGGTTTCATCAAGTCAGATGACCTGAGGTGCCAGGCTACCAGACTTAAA AATGTGAATGGCGTTTGGCTcccaagagaaaaagagaggacAAAAGCAACTTTCCTCAGTTCTAAGGCATTGGACTGTGGCGTGCCCTCGCTGAGCAGTGCGGCTATTAGCACAGAAGACTTTATGATGGATGATAAACCATATGCACGGTGGGAAATCAAG GTGACCAATGATGGCTCGCAGTACAGTTTACCCAAGGTGCTGACAATCTATGATGGTATTTGTCAGGAGTGCACACCATTTCACTCAGGAACCTGTACATTAAAG GACCGGACGTGTAACATTGACGGAATGTGCTTTGCAGAAGGAGACACAAATCCAGGAAGTCCGTGCCTGATCTGTGACCCGAACACCTCCATATTTACCTGGTCATTCAACCAAG TTAACCAGCTGCCGACATTCCATCAACCTCAAGGTGAAGTGCATACATTTGCCGGAGAGAACTTTGTCTTCCAATTTGCGGCCTCAGACCCAGAAGGCTCGGCCCTGCTCTTTCAGCTGGTCAGTGGACCAAATGGTGCGATCCTTTCACCAGCTGGGCTTCTAATCTGGAAGGTGCCTCCATTTCCCAAAGAGGAACAGCATCTGTCAACATTCGTGTTCACGCTTTCAGATGAATGCAATGCTCAAGCCACCTTCACGGTTCAG ATCCACGTGGTGCCATGTGGATGTCAGAATGGAGGTACATGTGTCACTGATTTTACCTTCCCGGTGGGCAGTGGAAAGTACCTCTGTGAATGTCCTAATGGGAAACAGGGCAACCTCTGTGATGAAGATGTAGACAAATGTTTGTCGGCACCCTGTGGGGTGGGAACATGCGTTAACACTGTTGGTGGATTCAGCTGCAACTGTCCTGAAGGGGTGAAAG GCACAACATGCCAGGAAGATATAGACGAGTGTAAGTGGAGACCTTGTTACCCAGGAGTCCACTGTTTCAACACGTATGGTTCCTATAACTGTGGTCCATGTCCCAGAGGAATGAAGGGAAATGGTACCAAATGCATTG TGAGCATGAGGCCTGCCACCATCACTCCCATGCTGGCTTCAATAACTACTATCCACAAGATTAAAGAAGTTGGGTGGCAGAACCCAACTACTTTGCAACAGAGAATCCTGGGTGGTAGGAACATGGCAAGGGATAAAACCCTTGAACAGCCAGGGCCTCACTCTACCACCTGGAGGAGAGCTTCAGGAATTAGTATTAGCTCTGTCCCACAGATTCATAAAACTAgtgacactttaaaaaatacgaCAAACCAAACACCTGATGTAATCCAGGTTGCTCCTTCACCAATCAGCAGCACCACTGACAAAACAAATGAGAAACAAATCTCACCAAAAGCAGTTGCGG CAACATGCATCAGCAGACCCTGCTTTCCTGGTGTTCAATGCATCAACAGACGGCCGCCGCATGTTGGCTATGTTTGTGGCCGCTGCCCACCTGGGCTTCATGGAAATGGCCGAATATGCATGAGGAGTGCTAAGGCTG CGTCCGAATATCTTTTGCATCAGCAGAAAACAGGCCGAAACAACCAATTCCTGCATGGCAGTAGCAAAGTGATCAGCCCCCACTTACCTGCCCTCCCTTCCAGGGGAGGCATCAAACGCTTGTCTGTGACTCAAAATACCACACTACATCAGGCCTCAGCTGTTGGAAGGGGAGGTGGCACCTTAAGGAGGGAGGTGGCCACTGTTGATGTCATTACATCAACAGTCAGTAGTGATTTTATTGCCCCATCCTATAGTGACAACACCACATCCTCTCAGATGTTTGTGAAACCCTATGTGACAGTCCCAAAA ctgtttggACAAACCGCAACCTCTAAAGTAACTCCACCCTCTCCTCACCTGATCACTCAGGCTGGCCTTGTAACAAAGGTTAAACATACAACCCATCCCCTTCTCAACTATATCATGTCTACTCGTACCAAACCATGGATGTCTCTGAAATCGGCGCAGCCTCTTGAGGGGACTCTTGGAACTTTGTCTTATTCTCTACCCGAGACCAAGTCATTCGCAGACAAGCTGGAGGCAGAATTGACCTGGTCAACTCCAAATCAATCCCCACTATTACAAAACGCATCTTCCATCTACCCATGGATCAGTAGTGGTGTAACAGGTAAAGAACACTCTGTGCCATGCCCTGACAGACCATGTTTTCCCGGTGTCCGGTGCAATGCATCATTGGATGGTAGTTTGCACTGCGGCCGCTGTCCTGTAGGGTTCACTGGTGATGGAAAGACATGTCGAG CGGTTTGCAAACAAACCTGTGGACAGAACATGGAGTGTGCAGCTCCCAACATTTGTCTGTGCAAGGCGGGTTACACTGGTTTGCATTGTGAAACAG caaTTTGTGAACCTGGGTGTGTCAATGGGGGAACTTGTATCGCTCCTGGGGTGTGTCAGTGTCCCAATGGATTTCATGGAGAAAAATGTCATGAAG CTATGTGCAGGTTGACATGTGAAAATGGAGGTACATGCACAGGATTGCAGACGTGCTCGTGCCCTTATGGTTTTGTTGGAGCACGATGTGAGACCA TGATTTGCAGCCAACACTGTCACAATGGCGGCTGGTGTGTCGGGCCAGATGAGTGCAAGTGTCAGTCTGGCTGGAGTGGACCTCAGTGTGAGACAG CTATTTGCACTCCATTCTGTCTGAATGGCGGAATGTGTACTCGGCCCAACACATGTGAGTGTCCTCGGAGCTTCTACGGCGCTCAGTGTCAAAATG CCATCTGCACGCCGCCCTGCAAAAATGGTGGTCGGTGCGTGAGGAATAACATCTGTTCGTGCCCGCAGGGATACACTGGGAGACTCTGTGAACAAA GCGTGTGCAAGGACATTTGTTTAAATGGCGGCCGATGCGTAGGTCCGGATGTTTGCGACTGTCCGTCAGGTTGGAGAGGAAAGACATGTGACAAAC CCATCTGTGGGCAAAAATGTTTGAACGGGGCCGAATGCGTGGGGCCAAACACCTGCCATTGCGCACCAGGCTGGCACGGAATGCTTTGCAACATTC CTCACTGTCAGCAAAAATGTTTGTACGGCAGCCGATGTGTGAAGCCCAACGTCTGCGCATGTCAGAGTGGATTTGCAGGTGCTTCCTGCTCTAGGAAG ctgtccatttaa